The segment CGCCAGCTCGAACCGGGTTTCCAGCGCCAGCCGGATCGCCGTCAGCCCCGAGCAGAGCGCCAGCAGCGTCACCAGATTGGGCAGGATGATGCGCAACGGGAGCCGGTTGAACCGGCGCTGGCGCCGGCTGGTGCCGCTCTTGCGCTCGCCCGGTTCAAAGGGGGGAAATAACGGCTCCACGGCAGCGCCCTCAGCTTTCGCGCGTCGCCGCAGGCGCAGCGCGGGCACCGCTGAGGTCGGCGATTTCGGTCTCGCCGGCAAGCGCCCGCTGGCCTTCCGCGACCAGCGCCGTCGCACCTTCGGGCAGATAAATGTCGAGCCGTGAGCCGAACCGGATCAGGCCGAAGCGCTGGCCGATCTCGACGTTCTCGCCCTCGCGCACGAAGGAAACGATGCGGCGCGCGACGAGCCCCGCAATTTGCACCACGCCGATGCGCGCGCCCTCATCCGTCTCGATGATCAGGCTGTTGCGCTCGTTGTCCTCACTCGCCTTGTCGAGGTCGGCATTGAGGAAAATGCCCGGCTTGTAGGCGATCCGCGCCAGCCGGCCCGAGATCGGCGCGCGGTTCACATGCACGTCGAACACGCTCATGAAGATCGAGATGCGCTGCATCGGCTCGTCCGAAAGGCCGAGCTCCGGCGGCGGCGTGAACTGCCCGATCTTCGATACGCGGCCATCGGCCGGACTGACCAGTATGCCCGGATGCACCGCCGTCACGCGCCGCGGATCGCGGAAGAAGAAGGCGATGAAGCCGGTCAGGAACAGGAAGATCCAGAACAGCGGGGTGAAAAACCAGCCGAGAAACAGCGCCGCGGCCGCCGCGATCGCAATGAACGGGCGCCCTTCGCGATGAACCGGCGCGAGGGACTTGGTGATCGTGTCGTACAGAGAACTCATATCTTCCGCCTGAAACGGGGCTGCCCATTACCGAAAAGCCGGCAGTTCCAGCACCCAGTCTTTTCCATATTGGCGCACCGCGCCGTTTCGCCACCCCAGCAGCGATCATCGCCTGCCGAGGTTTGGCACAGACCACCCGCCTTGTGAAGCCGTCAAAGGAGCGCGTTGCGCCCGCTCATACGGTCTCGCCCACGCCGTCGGATTGCGGCGTGGCGATCGGAACCCCCTCGCCACCTTCCTCTTCGAGCGCGGCGCGCAGGATTTCTTCCGCCCGTGTCGCCTCGCGCTGGCGTTCCCACATCGAAGCGTAAAGCCCCGCCTTTTCGAGCAGTGCCGCATGGGTGCCGCGCTCGACGATACGACCCGCCTCGAGCACGAGAATCTCGTCCGCCGCCACCACCGTCGAAAGCCGGTGAGCGATGACCAGCGTCGTACGATTGCGCGACACTGTGTCGAGCGCGGTCTGGATTTCCTGCTCGGTGTGGGTGTCGAGCGCAGACGTCGCCTCATCGAGAATGAGGATCGGCGGCGCCTTCAGGATGGTGCGGGCAATCGCCACACGCTGCTTCTCGCCGCCCGACAGTTTCAGCCCGCGTTCGCCGACCTCGGTCTCGAACCCTTTCGGCAGGGTATCGATGAACGGCCCGATCTGCGCCATGCGGGCGGCCTCGGCCACCTCATCGTCGGTGGCATCGGCGCGGCCATAGCGGATGTTGTAGCGAATGGTGTCGTTGAACAGCACCGTATCCTGCGGAACCATACCGATCGCAGCGCGCAACGATTTCTGCGTCACATCGCGCAAATCGGCGCCGTCGATCGTGATCCGCCCGTCGGTCACGTCATAGAAACGGAACAGCAGCCGCGAAATCGTCGACTTGCCCGCCCCCGACGGACCGACGATGGCAACCGTCTTGCCGGCCGGCACCTCGAACGACACGTCCTTGAGGATCTCCCGGTCCGGATCGTAATGGAACGAGACATTCTCGAAGCGGATCACACCTGC is part of the Hyphomicrobiales bacterium genome and harbors:
- a CDS encoding phosphatidylserine decarboxylase family protein, with amino-acid sequence MSSLYDTITKSLAPVHREGRPFIAIAAAAALFLGWFFTPLFWIFLFLTGFIAFFFRDPRRVTAVHPGILVSPADGRVSKIGQFTPPPELGLSDEPMQRISIFMSVFDVHVNRAPISGRLARIAYKPGIFLNADLDKASEDNERNSLIIETDEGARIGVVQIAGLVARRIVSFVREGENVEIGQRFGLIRFGSRLDIYLPEGATALVAEGQRALAGETEIADLSGARAAPAATRES